A genome region from Acidisarcina sp. includes the following:
- a CDS encoding 2-hydroxyacid dehydrogenase: MVRVGVPEVFDSQWLKFFPSEAEIVRLPPVPEAGTHVDFWIPPLFPKEVKAMYPQLVGVKVVQAMWAGVDVLLKMLPPGITLCDAQGAHNVPTSEWAVTAILAMLKYLPFYDDIQRSGDWRRRSEADQHFHQIHQLQQAFYPPVQEEELAGMRVMIVGYGSIGRSIEARLQPFEVEIVRVARHGREGVEPVSRLRELLPSADVVVLIVPLTQETTGLIGSEELALMKQGALLVNAARGPVVVTDALVAALNAGKIRAAVDVTDPEPLPLGHPLWKAPNLLLTPHIGGASPRFLERPMRLAGEQVARYIKGEPLHNVAVDGY, encoded by the coding sequence ATGGTTCGCGTTGGTGTGCCTGAGGTATTCGATTCTCAGTGGTTGAAGTTTTTCCCGAGTGAGGCGGAGATTGTGCGCCTTCCGCCAGTACCCGAAGCTGGAACGCACGTGGACTTCTGGATTCCTCCTCTCTTTCCTAAAGAAGTAAAGGCCATGTATCCGCAGCTCGTCGGAGTCAAGGTCGTGCAGGCGATGTGGGCTGGTGTGGACGTGCTTTTGAAGATGCTGCCTCCAGGCATTACGCTCTGCGACGCGCAGGGCGCTCACAATGTGCCAACGTCGGAGTGGGCAGTGACGGCAATCCTGGCGATGCTGAAGTATCTTCCGTTTTATGACGACATCCAGCGCTCCGGAGACTGGAGACGTCGAAGCGAGGCAGATCAGCATTTTCATCAGATCCACCAGCTCCAGCAGGCCTTCTATCCGCCGGTGCAGGAGGAGGAGCTTGCCGGCATGAGAGTGATGATTGTGGGCTACGGCTCCATTGGGCGGTCGATTGAAGCGCGTCTCCAGCCCTTCGAGGTGGAGATCGTGCGGGTAGCGCGTCATGGCCGCGAAGGGGTGGAACCTGTCTCCCGCCTGCGCGAGCTTTTGCCCTCCGCCGACGTGGTGGTGCTGATTGTGCCGCTGACCCAGGAGACGACTGGTCTGATTGGCAGCGAAGAGCTTGCGCTGATGAAGCAGGGTGCATTGCTGGTAAACGCGGCCCGCGGCCCGGTGGTGGTGACCGATGCGCTGGTTGCGGCGCTGAATGCCGGGAAGATTCGCGCTGCCGTGGATGTGACCGATCCCGAGCCGCTTCCGCTGGGGCATCCGTTATGGAAGGCTCCCAACCTGTTGCTCACTCCCCATATTGGCGGAGCCAGTCCTCGATTTCTCGAGCGGCCGATGCGGCTTGCTGGCGAGCAGGTGGCGCGATATATCAAGGGAGAACCGCTTCATAACGTTGCGGTGGATGGGTATTGA